A stretch of the Buchananella sp. 14KM1171 genome encodes the following:
- a CDS encoding RNA polymerase sigma factor, with the protein MTTAKSSRTPKSKTAEAAVEAEQTAPVKKTAAKKAPAEKKTTTRATAARAKKAAAEAEAAEVVAEEAAPAKKTAARKSAPKAASATASEKKTTTRTTAARAKKAAAEAEAAEVVAEEAAPVKKAAPRKSAPKAASSTAGEKKATTRTTAARAKKAAAQAEVAEAAEVVAEEAAQAKKAPTKKTTTRGKKAAAADEAAPKRGRKSAAKEAVEDDEDEAIELDEELNVEDVDLDLEDDVEEEVDESADGESGDEAGKATGRGRRGGKEEKEDEKGGFVLSDSEADEPVQTVVTAGATADPVKDYLKQIGKVALLTAEQEVELAKRIEAGLYAEEKLNKEQDVLPSKLRRELHWIAQDGKQAKDHLLEANLRLVVSLAKRYTGRGMLFLDLIQEGNLGLIRAVEKFDYTKGYKFSTYATWWIRQAITRAMADQARTIRIPVHMVEVINKLARVQRQMLQDLGREPTPEELGLELDMPPEKVIEVQKYGREPISLHTPLGEDGDSEFGDLIEDSEAVVPADAVSFTMLQEQLTQVLETLSERESGVVAMRFGLQDGQPKTLDEIGKVYGVTRERIRQIESKTMSKLRHPSRSQVLRDYLD; encoded by the coding sequence AGACGGCGGCCAAGAAGGCCCCGGCCGAGAAGAAGACCACCACGCGCGCCACTGCGGCGCGTGCCAAGAAGGCCGCTGCGGAGGCCGAGGCCGCCGAGGTGGTCGCGGAGGAGGCGGCGCCGGCCAAGAAGACGGCCGCGCGCAAGAGCGCTCCCAAGGCGGCGTCGGCCACCGCGAGCGAGAAGAAGACCACCACGCGCACCACTGCGGCGCGTGCCAAGAAGGCCGCTGCGGAGGCTGAGGCTGCCGAGGTGGTCGCGGAGGAGGCGGCGCCGGTCAAGAAGGCGGCTCCGCGCAAGAGCGCTCCCAAGGCGGCGTCGTCCACTGCGGGCGAGAAGAAGGCCACCACGCGCACCACTGCGGCGCGTGCCAAGAAGGCCGCCGCGCAGGCCGAGGTCGCCGAGGCTGCTGAGGTGGTTGCCGAGGAGGCAGCGCAGGCCAAGAAGGCACCCACCAAGAAGACCACCACGCGCGGCAAGAAGGCCGCAGCGGCGGACGAGGCCGCCCCGAAGCGGGGCCGCAAGAGCGCCGCCAAGGAGGCCGTGGAGGACGACGAAGACGAGGCGATCGAGCTGGACGAAGAGCTCAACGTGGAGGACGTGGACCTGGACCTCGAGGACGACGTCGAGGAAGAGGTGGACGAGTCCGCCGACGGCGAGAGCGGGGACGAGGCCGGCAAGGCCACCGGGCGCGGTCGACGCGGCGGCAAGGAGGAGAAGGAAGACGAGAAGGGCGGATTCGTCCTGTCCGACTCCGAGGCCGACGAGCCGGTCCAGACCGTCGTCACCGCCGGTGCCACCGCCGACCCGGTTAAGGACTACCTCAAGCAGATCGGCAAGGTGGCCCTACTGACCGCCGAGCAAGAGGTGGAGCTCGCCAAGCGCATCGAGGCCGGCCTGTACGCCGAGGAGAAGCTGAACAAGGAGCAGGACGTCCTGCCCTCCAAGCTGCGCCGCGAACTGCACTGGATCGCCCAGGACGGCAAGCAGGCCAAGGACCACCTGCTGGAGGCCAACCTGCGTCTGGTGGTCTCCCTGGCCAAGCGCTACACCGGCCGCGGCATGCTGTTCCTGGACCTCATCCAGGAAGGCAACCTGGGCCTGATTCGCGCCGTGGAGAAGTTCGACTACACCAAGGGCTACAAGTTCTCCACCTACGCCACCTGGTGGATCCGCCAGGCCATCACCCGCGCCATGGCGGACCAGGCGCGCACCATCCGCATCCCCGTCCACATGGTCGAGGTCATCAACAAGCTCGCCCGCGTGCAGCGCCAGATGCTGCAGGACCTGGGCCGCGAACCCACCCCGGAGGAGCTGGGCCTGGAGCTCGACATGCCGCCGGAGAAGGTCATCGAGGTGCAGAAGTACGGGCGCGAGCCCATCTCCCTGCACACCCCGCTGGGCGAGGACGGCGACAGCGAGTTCGGTGACCTCATCGAGGACTCCGAGGCCGTGGTGCCCGCCGACGCGGTCAGCTTCACCATGCTGCAGGAGCAGCTCACCCAGGTGCTGGAGACGCTCTCCGAGCGCGAGTCCGGCGTGGTCGCCATGCGCTTCGGCCTGCAGGACGGCCAGCCCAAGACCCTGGACGAGATCGGCAAGGTCTACGGCGTCACCCGTGAGCGCATCCGCCAGATCGAATCCAAGACCATGTCCAAGCTGCGCCACCCCTCCCGCAGCCAGGTGTTGCGCGACTACCTGGACTGA
- a CDS encoding DUF7455 domain-containing protein, with the protein MENVLTAEDRCDACGAQAYVRARFGQGELLFCAHHARKHGAKLEELGAIEVDETERLSRSLTSVS; encoded by the coding sequence ATGGAAAACGTTCTGACTGCTGAGGACCGCTGCGACGCCTGCGGCGCGCAGGCATACGTTCGCGCCCGTTTCGGGCAGGGCGAGCTGCTGTTTTGCGCCCACCACGCCCGCAAGCACGGGGCCAAGCTCGAGGAGCTGGGCGCAATCGAGGTTGACGAAACCGAGCGCCTGAGCCGCTCGCTCACCTCCGTCTCCTAA